In Marasmius oreades isolate 03SP1 chromosome 1, whole genome shotgun sequence, one DNA window encodes the following:
- a CDS encoding uncharacterized protein (CAZy:CE4) — protein MRTPTTILLLSSLGRIALSATVKRAEPDRSNVVTVSKITDPAQQCAPYWYPPSDNYSNKFPPTWTVASIVSGDTVAQNKWNSIKAKIPAIAPKGVNGDFSSVNYDYGSDPDCWWTATQCVTSKRSGIPPDVAKIPEPLSAGYGFDDGPNCSHNALYDFLNQNNQKATVFYIGSNVINWPLQAQRALYDGHEICAHSWSHNAMTSLTSEQAFAEIWYTVRPVQAIKSVVGVTPTCWRPPYGDTDDRIRAIVNALGLTTVLWQYDSFDWMGGAQVDTNYGDFLTKARSGEFNRVGTIFLQHENNEFGMSKIMQYYSDMKSVLKLVPVGVAMNKTRPYVETNIEFPTYNEYMSGTTMKPLPASALSFLGVPSSTASSTSATASTSKASTTTTATSGASVTGTGTSTSNASSSSASGTKTGSGASTPTSSNTVTFPVLPANATKAQIQAYVQGMKTMFDSLLASLNGLTRRAAEWMV, from the exons ATGCGTACCCCAACCActatccttcttctttcttctctcggCAGAATTGCTCTATCTGCCACTGTCAAGAGGGCTGAACCTGACAGGAGCAACGTTGTGACTGTATCCAAAATTACAG ATCCAGCTCAACAATGTGCCCCTTACTGGTACCCTCCGTCTGACAACTATAGCAACAAGTTCCCTCCCACCTGGACCGTCGCCAGTATTGTCTCTGGCGATACAGTTGCTCAGAATAAGTGGAACTCCATCAAGGCTAAGATTCCTGCCATTGCCCCCAAG GGCGTCAATGGTGACTTTTCAAGTGTTAACTACGACTATGGCAGTGATCCCGATTGTTGGTGGACCGCTACGCAATGCGTGACCTCGAAGCGATCTGGAATTCCTCCCGATGTTGCCAAGATTCCCGAG CCGCTCTCTGCAGGGTACGGATTCGATGACGGCCCTAACTGCTCTCACAATGCGTTGTATGATTTTTTGAACCAGAACAACCAAAAAGCCA CCGTGTTTTACATCGGTTCGAACGTTATCAACTGGCCTCTTCAGGCTCAACGAGCTCTCTATGACG GTCATGAAATTTGTGCTC ATTCTTGGTCGCATAACGCTA TGACATCCCTCACCTCTGAACAAGCCTTCGCCGAGATTTGGTACA CTGTACGTCCG GTTCAAGCCATAAAATCCGTCGTCGGCGTCACCCCAACTTGCTGGCGCCCTCCTTACGGTGATACCGACGACCGTATCCGTGCTATCGTTAACGCTCTCGGGCTCACTACCGTCCTCTGGCAGTACGATTCATTCGATTGGATGGGTGGTGCACAGGTGGATACGAATTATGGGGATTTCCTCACCAAGGCTAGATCTGGAGAGTTTAACCGG GTCGGAACGATCTTTTTACAACACGAGAACAATGAATTCGGGATGAGTAAAATCATGCAATACTACTCTGATATGAAGAGTGTGCTCAAG CTGGTTCCCGTTGGAGTTGCGATGAACAAGACTCGTCCTTACGTTGAGACCAATATTGAGTTCCCGACGTACAATGAGT ATATGTCCGGAACCACCATGAAGCCTCTTCCTGCCAGCGCTCTTTCCTTCTTGGGTGTTCCCAGCTCCACCGCTAGCTCCACTTCGGCCACCGCCTCGACGTCCAAAGCTTCAACAACAACTACAGCCACTTCCGGCGCCAGCGTAACGGGTACGGGCACGAGCACTTCCAACGCCAgctcttcttctgcttccgGTACCAAGACGGGTTCGGGTGCCTCTACCCCCACTTCGTCCAACACCGTGACGTTCCCTGTACTACCAGCCAATGCGACGAAGGCGCAGATCCAGGCTTATGTCCAGGGCATGAAAACCATGTTTGACTCGTTGTTGGCCAGTTTGAATGGGCTTACTAGGAGGGCGGCTGAGTGGATGGTATGA
- a CDS encoding uncharacterized protein (CAZy:GH28) produces MRSSFVLLSWISGIHAWKTFIVPHHGGDDTPGLTAALANANLTSNTTILFQKGITYNIFTPVTFPVLQNVEVRIEGNLTLPEDISTVQGIVGGSSFPGAWFTFTGGTNVTLRGSTNPHWGWVDAHGQAWWDANNQVNRPHGWRFSKIDGGVIRDMKLWKPVAWNFATSGSNNIHAFNNKIIAVSDTESFPFNTCFLFLCRDGFSAGGTNMLFENNHIENGDDCLTVGSGSKNIHFRNSYCSGGHGLSIGSLGKGGSVADVQDVLIENIVMEKSLYAARFKSWTGGNGLARNITWRNIHFRDVPFPIYVTQNYWDQGVGPKPNTSESAINNTHIQDFMFENFSGTIKDVPYVEGSCVTDPCWYAVANATGKEVIIFDLYPKTATNIVAKNVHAVTETGAEVAAMCDPTTITGNVGFRCQNGPFKPNRV; encoded by the exons ATGAGGAGCTCATTTGTTCTGCTATCCTGGATCTCCGGTATCCATGCTTGGAAAACATTCATAGTTCCCCATCATGGCGGCGACGACACACCAGGACTGACAGCTGCTCTCGCTAACGCCAATTTAACCTCAAACACCACGATCCTCTTCCAAAAAGGCATTACATACAACATTTTCACACCCGTTACCTTCCCGGTTTTGCAGAACGTTGAAGTACGTATTGAGGGGAACTTGACGTTACCTGAGGATATTTCAACTGTTCAGGGAATTGTCGGAGGTTCG TCTTTTCCAGGTGCATGGTTTACATTTACGGGTGGTACAAACGTTACACTCCGGGGATCTACAAACCCACACTGGGGTTGGGTTGACGCGCATGGGCAAGCT TGGTGGGACGCAAATAATCAAGTAAATCGTCCCCACGGTTGGCGGTTCTCAAAAATCGACGGTGGTGTTATCCGGGACATGAAATTATGGAAACCTGTCGCGTGGAATTTTGCTACCAGTGGATCGAACAACATACATGCTTTCAATAACAAGATCATCGCGGTGTCGGACACTGAG TCCTTCCCATTCAATACGTGC tttctttttctgtgTAGAGATG GTTTCAGCGCCGGTGGTACCAACATGTTATTCGAGAACAATCACATCGAAAACGGAGACGACTGCTTAACGGTCGGATCTGGTTCAAAGAACATCCATTTTAG GAACTCCTACTGTAGCGGTGGACATGGTTTATCCATCGGGTCACTCGGGAAAGGAGGTAGTGTTGCCGATGTTCAGGACGTTTT GATTGAAAACATCGTTATGGAGAAATCCCTTTACGCCGCAAGATTCAAGAGTTGGACCGGTGGTAACGGGCTTGCTCGAAA CATTACATGGAGAAACATTCACTTCCGGGATGTCCCATTTCCGATCTACGTCACTCAGAA CTATTGGGATCAAGGTGTTGGTCCTAAACCAAACACGTCCGAGTCAGCAATCAACAATACGCACATTCAGGATTTCATGTTCGAAAACTTCTCCGGGACGATTAAGGA TGTTCCATACGTCGAAGGTTCCTGTGTAACAGATCCATGCTGGTACGCTGTTGCGAACGCGACTGGAAAAGAAGTCATTATCTTCGATCTCTATCCCAAAACGG CAACGAATATCGTAGCCAAGAACGTTCACGCTGTGACAGAAACCGGAGCAGAAGTTGCTGCTATGTGTGATCCAACAACA ATAACGGGGAATGTCGGGTTCAGATGTCAAAATGGACCTTTTAAACCAAACCGCGTCTAG
- a CDS encoding uncharacterized protein (MEROPS:MER0001235) has translation MSTQTQVRIVPHNPSTASSKEIESAFPGDSLSKVGTARVFWGPPTITAVSTLGDKFDNKKGDERREIIRKAVGSAVKAVKVNLEGLNTKENIKKVIQVEVDDALDPHAAAVAAHLAAFEFTLKTNPVPSRFNPNLKQPIPEKFQFRPIKPSREWERGVTYAYSQNLARTLAELPANMMTPTIFCERVKKEFEGVANVEIIVRDEKWAELKGMNTFLSVTHGTSEPAKLLEIHYKGAESKDEKPVALVGKGITFDSGGISLKPGEGMKLMRGDMGGAGAVISATLAIAKLKLPVNLVTVTPLTENMPGPAATKPGDIVYAMNGKTVEVDNTDAEGRLVLSDAIYYTGTEYKPHTLIDVATLTGAMVVAVGEHYSGVFSSSDELWQKLHEAGAYEYDRFWRMPLDEDYGPQIYSSNVDLCNNGGRPAGSCTAALFLKNFVPGLEADEPTIEWAHIDIAGAKGVIRPRAYMEVGMSGAPVRGLIEYVRRLSGTA, from the exons ATGTCCACTCAAACGCAAGTCCGTATTGTCCCCCACAATCCATCCACCGCGTCAAGCAAGGAAATCGAATCTGCTTTCCCTGGAGACAGTCTTTCCAAAGTCGGCACTGCGCGTGTCTTCTGGGGACCACCGACCATTACCGCTGTTTCGACCTTGGGAGACAAGTTTGATAACAAAAAGGGAGACGAGAGAAGGGAAATCATTAGGAAGGCTGTTGGAAGCGCTGTGAAGGCCGTTAAAGTCAATTTGGAGGGTTTAAATACGAAAGAAAATATTAAGAAGGTTATCCAAGTGGAGGTCGATGATGCACTTGATCCTCATGCTGCTG CTGTTGCGGCTCATTTGGCGGCATTCGAATTCACTCTCAAAACTAACCCAGTTCCGTCTCGCTTCAATCCCAATTTGAAGCAACCAATTCCGGAGAAATTCCAGTTCAGACCAATCAAACCCTCCAGAGAATGGGAGCGGGGAGTTACTTACGCGTATTCTCAGAATCTTGCCAGAACG CTTGCAGAACTCCCGGCCAACATGATGACACCGACC ATATTCTGTGAACGCGTCAAGAAAGAATTCGAGGGCGTCGCAAATGTGGAAATTATCGTTAGAGATGAGA AATGGGCCGAATTAAAAGGAATG AACACATTCCTCTCGGTCACACATGGAACATCTGAACCTGCCAAACTACTCGAGAT ACATTACAAAGGCGCAGAATCAAAAGATGAGAAACCTGTTGCACTTGTGGGTAAAGGAATCACCTTCGACTCTGGTGGAATTTCTTTGAAACCTGGTGAA GGCATGAAACTCATGCGAGGGGATATGG GTGGTGCTGGCGCGGTCATCTCCGCTACCTTGGCCATTGCTAAACTCAAACTACC CGTTAATCTCGTTACTGTAACACCCCTTACGGAGAACATGCCCGGC CCCGCTGCTACGAAGCCTGGTGATAT CGTTTACGCCATGAATGGCAAGACCGTTGAAGTCGACAACACTGATGCCGAGGGCCGTCTGGTTCTTTCCG ATGCTATCTATTACACCGGTACTGAATACAAGCCTCATACGCTGATTGATGTGGCAACATTAACTGG TGCAATGGTGGTCGCGGTGGGAGAGCATTACTCTGGGGTTTTCTCC TCTTCGGATGAACTTTGGCAAAAATTACACGAAGCTGGGGCATATGAGTACGATAGGTTTTGGCGTATGCCTCTTGACGAAGATTATG GCCCCCAAATATACTCTTCCAACGTTGACCTCTGCAAT AACGGTGGAAGACCAGCTGGTAGTTGTACCGCCGCTTTATTCCTCAAGAACTTCGTTCCTGGTCTCGAAGCCGATGAGCCTACGATTGAATGGGCTCATATTGATATTGCTGGAGCTAAGGGAGTGATAAGGCCGAGGGCGTATATGGAAGTGGGAATGTCAGGAGCACCTGTTAG AGGTTTAATTGAGTATGTTAGGAGGCTTTCGGGTACTGCTTAG
- a CDS encoding uncharacterized protein (BUSCO:EOG0926146A): protein MPITTTKPPEKNVFDFTDDDEDGWQDMPVVREDTIRGGLDEEDQKKYHYVSTSNKTDTKTAANARGDLIDFDDRGNEWRAKAGGDEHIESEYTRLRVNEDNETDEVHLRTKYLFDEDKAMTPLSQMQATKGLLTEGQRIAYVGLCALTSREMLKKLKDSNRKELKHAIANMELWGMKIMGRLYYHMELETREQKMIESLGDHGVEPMDLVPSLMTTHTISNPEYDPAEARRQREEEDIRVAEAEAAALEQDDDIADTESISGQTIVAEPVPADSKLSSSPSASPTTTTAKVFQTTTRVLEDTATSSIPGVSTTLSSADEKVTLDIRWTILCDLFLILIADSVYDARSRVLLEQVALKLGLGWLDVVRFESRVTEALEIQEGVEKMENQDIIDVRMKAARNKRYMMMGLATVGGGLVIGLSAGLLAPVIGLGLGTVLGTMGATGATTFLTGVGGTAVIATGGVLTGSGIAAKGMAKRTRQVRQFDVLPLHNNKRVSCILTVPGFLTGPLDDPRLPFSVLDPVVGDVYSVLWEPEMIQETGSAIKILTSEVLTQIGQGVLAATVMATLMVGLQWPIILTKLGYLIDNPWNNALDRARAAGSVLADVLLRRNLGVRPVTLIGFSLGARVIFYALVELAKQKAYGIVQDVFLLGATLSVTQKMWIETRSVVSGRYVNAYARNDWVLNYLFRATSGGVGRVVAGLRPIEGVIGLENVDVTDKISGHMSYRTFMPLILDELGFPVFADYFDEPEEPDFEGDRVVVREGEETAKKGWFSKKNKKPSGSQNASRPPSTSSFSVQKKKQASDGRTSLDAVDEDLPPRISTPSSKEGPSASSSTSPSGTQTPVEDDPGSHIPKHAGFDFSAIKDVIGQTEENPEELKIPSGAVHVQPPTYLPPPPVNSTAPPTWDEEPSTADLTSSMRSMSFTNGMTARDTQGEEDIVAPPPPPIPEKDPYPQKTPSIPSPSIPSPSIPSPSIPSPPMPYQSFPSAPVLSFGGNDGSIWSNPSPPMGYTNPFTSSISRSPNPVDVGLSFGAADGKITSFGGGSTTNESWRIPSDLGLGKRKPPGSSPNTDYSNPWS, encoded by the exons ATGCCAATAACGACGACGAAACCTCCAGAAAAGAACGTCTTCGACTTTACcgacgatgacgaagatGGATGGCAAGACATGCCCGTCGTACGAGAAGACACTATCCGTGGCGGTCtagacgaagaagaccaaAAGAAATACCATTACGTTTCAACCTCGAACAAAACAGATACCAAAACGGCTGCAAATGCTAGGGGGGATCTGATCGATTTTGATGATCGCGGTAATGAATGGAGGGCGAAGGCTGGCGGGGATGAGCATATTGAGAGCGAGTATACGAGGTTGAGGGTTAATGAGGATAACGAGACGGATGAGGTGCATCTACGGACGAAATATCTGTTTGACGAGGATAAGGCTATGACGCCTCTTAGTCAGATGCAGGCTACGAAAGGTTTGTTGACGGAAGGGCAGAGGATAGCGTATGTGGGGTTATGTGCGTTGACGAGCAGGGAAATGCTCAAGAAATTGAAGGATTCGAATAGGAAGGAATTGAAGCATGCCATTGCGAATATGGAGTTGTGGGGGATGAAGATTATGGGCAGGTTGTACTATCATATGGAGCTCGAAACTCGAG AACAGAAAATGATAGAAAGCCTCGGTGATCATGGCGTTGAGCCTATGGATCTAGTACCTTCGCTCATGACTACGCATACCATCTCAAACCCGGAGTATGACCCCGCAGAGGCGAGGAGGCAGCGcgaagaagaggatatcCGTGTAGCAGAGGCAGAGGCGGCAGCCCTAGAACAAGACGATGATATTGCAGATACAGAATCTATCTCTGGCCAAACCATCGTTGCGGAACCGGTGCCAGCAGACAGTAAACTGTCATCATCACCTTCAGCTTCCCCAACAACCACCACAGCCAAGGTCTTCCAGACTACCACCCGTGTGCTGGAAGATACGGCAACGTCTTCCATTCCAGGTGTCTCAACCACACTCTCTTCTGCAGACGAGAAAGTTACATTGGACATTCGATGGACAATCCTCTGTGATCTATTCCTCATTCTCATCGCTGATAGCGTGTACGACGCTCGGTCGCGGGTTCTTCTGGAACAAGTCGCGCTTAAGCTCGGATTGGGATGGCTAGACGTTGTCAGGTTCGAGAGTCGTGTCACGGAGGCTCTCGAGATTCAAGAAGGCgttgaaaagatggaaaatcAGGATATTATCGATGTGCGAATGAAAGCTGCTAGGAATAAACGATATATGATGATGGGCCTCGCTACGGTTGGAGGTGGACTTGTTATTGGTTTATCGGCGGGTTTGTTGGCTCCTGTCATTGGTTTGGGGTTGGGTACGGTGCTTGGAACTATGGGTGCTACCGGTGCTACGACGTTCCTGACTGGTGTTGGTGGTACTGCGGTCATCGCTACTGGTGGTGTATTGACTGGGTCAGGGATTGCGGCGAAAGGAATGGCGAAGAGAACTCGGCAGGTTAGGCAGTTCGATGTGTTGCCTCTGCATAATAATAAGAGGGTTAGTTGTATTCTCACCGTCCCAGG TTTCTTGACTGGACCACTCGATGACCCGAGGTTGCCGTTCAGCGTTTTGGATCCTGTCGTTGGAGATGTCTACAGCGTTCTATGGGAGCCGGAGATGATTCAAGAGACAGGAAGCGCGATTAAGATCTTGACCTCAGAAGTGTTAACTCAGATCGGACAGGGTGTGCTCGCAGCTACGGTCATGGCGACGTTAATGGTGGGGTTACAATGGCCTATCA TTCTAACGAAACTCGGCTATTTAATCGATAATCCCTGGAACAATGCCCTCGATCGCGCCAGAGCAGCTGGTAGCGTCCTCGCTGACGTTCTACTTCGTCGTAACCTAGGTGTCCGCCCTGTAACACTCATCGGGTTTTCTCTCGGAGCCCGAGTCATCTTTTATGCCCTTGTTGAGTTGGCGAAACAAAAAGCCTATGGAATCGTTCAAGATGTCTTTTTGTTGGGTGCTACCCTCTCTGTCACCcagaagatgtggattgAAACGAGGAGCGTGGTGTCTGGTCGATACGTCAACGCGTATGCGAGGAACGACTGGGTGTTGAATTATCTCTTTAGGGCGACTAGTGGTGGGGTTGGTAGGGTTGTTGCCGGGTTGAGACCTATAGAAGGGGTGATTGGGTTGGAGAATGTAGATGTGACAGATAAGATATCTGGGCATATGAGTTATAGGACGTTTATGCCGTTGATTCTGGATGAACTTGGGTTTCCGGTGTTTGCTGATTATTTTGATGAGCCTGAG GAGCCAGACTTTGAAGGCGATCGTGTAGTGGTacgggaaggagaagaaaccgCCAAGAAGGGCTGGTTTTCAAAGAAGAACAAAAAGCCCTCCGGATCTCAAAACGCGTCACGACCACCTTCAACATCTAGTTTTTCTGTTCAAAAGAAAAAGCAAGCATCTGATGGCCGCACGAGTTTAGATGCTGTCGATGAGGATCTCCCACCTCGCATCAGTACCCCAAGCTCAAAAGAGGGACCATCCGCAAGTTCGTCTACTTCTCCTTCGGgaactcaaactccagtGGAAGACGATCCTGGTTCGCATATACCTAAACATGCAGGATTTGATTTCAGTGCGATCAAGGACGTGATTGGACAAACCGAGGAGAATCCAGAGGAGCTCAAGATACCTTCGGGGGCTGTTCACGTTCAGCCGCCAACGTATTTGCCCCCACCGCCAGTCAATTCTACGGCACCTCCAACATGGGATGAAGAGCCATCAACGGCTGATCTGACGTCGTCTATGAGGTCGATGTCGTTTACGAATGGGATGACTGCTCGAGATACGCAAGGAGAGGAGGATATTGTGGCTCCTCCGCCACCGCCTATACCCGAGAAGGATCCGTATCCTCAAAAGACACCGTCTATTCCATCACCATCTATTCCATCACCGTCTATTCCATCACCGTCTATTCCATCACCGCCAATGCCTTATCAATCTTTTCCTTCTGCCCCTGTGTTGTCATTTGGCGGGAACGATGGATCCATATGGTCcaatccttctcctcctaTGGGGTATACTAATCCGTTTACTTCGTCGATATCCAGATCCCCGAATCCTGTGGACGTGGGGTTGTCGTTTGGTGCTGCGGATGGTAAGATCACTTCGTTCGGTGGTGGTAGTACGACCAATGAATCGTGGAGAATACCGAGCGATCTTGGTTTAGGGAAGCGGAAGCCACCTGGGAGCAGTCCGAATACGGATTATTCTAATCCTTGGTCGTGA